In Simplicispira sp. 125, one DNA window encodes the following:
- a CDS encoding DUF3297 family protein — protein sequence MTEATTAATDSPALPDRLSVDPRSPHHVRAVFDHDIGIRINGKERFDVEEYCVSEGWVKVPSPKTVDRKGKPLMITLKGVVEVFYR from the coding sequence GTGACCGAAGCCACAACAGCCGCCACCGACAGCCCCGCACTGCCCGACCGCCTCTCGGTGGACCCGCGCAGCCCCCACCATGTCCGCGCCGTGTTCGACCACGACATCGGCATCCGCATCAACGGCAAGGAACGCTTCGACGTGGAGGAATACTGCGTCAGCGAAGGCTGGGTGAAGGTGCCCTCGCCCAAGACAGTGGACCGCAAGGGCAAGCCGCTGATGATCACGCTCAAGGGCGTGGTGGAAGTCTTCTACCGCTAG
- a CDS encoding acyloxyacyl hydrolase has product MSFALVLQRTFTALALGSAGLALHAQTVLPLETRSLYLQAGTDQQSTRAWTLGLTLPWVGWQRSWWGGVWQGHWDLYASQWTSDGYTGRVHSTVLGIGPALRLRPDGGHGPWFVEGGMGASYASPRFVTRYKEMSTRLNFVSHLAVGFNHGEEHQHEWQLRLQHSSNGGIKKPNPGQNYLQLRYALHF; this is encoded by the coding sequence ATGTCTTTCGCCCTTGTTCTGCAACGCACTTTCACCGCCCTGGCCCTGGGCTCAGCCGGTTTGGCCCTGCACGCCCAAACCGTATTGCCACTGGAAACGCGCAGCCTGTACCTGCAAGCGGGCACTGACCAGCAAAGCACCCGCGCCTGGACCCTGGGCCTGACCCTGCCCTGGGTCGGCTGGCAGCGCTCGTGGTGGGGTGGGGTGTGGCAAGGCCACTGGGATCTGTATGCCAGCCAGTGGACATCGGACGGCTACACAGGCCGGGTGCACAGCACCGTGCTCGGCATCGGCCCCGCGCTGCGCCTGCGGCCTGATGGCGGCCATGGCCCCTGGTTTGTCGAAGGGGGCATGGGCGCCAGTTACGCCAGCCCGCGCTTTGTCACGCGCTACAAGGAAATGAGTACCCGCTTGAACTTTGTGTCGCACCTGGCCGTCGGTTTTAACCACGGAGAGGAGCACCAGCACGAATGGCAGCTGCGCCTGCAGCACAGCTCCAACGGCGGTATCAAAAAACCCAACCCCGGGCAGAACTACCTGCAGCTGCGCTACGCCCTGCATTTCTGA
- a CDS encoding EAL domain-containing protein, with translation MTGSAAPLDCARLETLEQIALLATHVFDAPMAVLRCRDGVHPPFKASVGLSAPHADLLETFCTHRAENESAAIVVQNAAEHPVLGQHPLVQGAPRIRFYACTPLVDRKGQTLGTLAVMDTRERSATTDPLQALQALARLALAHIELHQQQQQLTSMANERKNTRVRLLEQAKTLRVAGHMAKVGGWSIELPDQQLSWSQDIAAPYGLAHKVRTTQQALDLVKEPYRSALQQAFHACVRDGQPIDAEVLVQLSPESMLWLRIVGQAVRNRHNRALRVQGAFQDITEQHQAETALRLSEERFQLIAQATSDTLWDWDFRTNRIWWGGSLQTMLGIPLEQDFSTPEDFVRLLHPEDRERIAQSLRAAVTGTATHWRGEYRIQHSGGHYLWILDRGFITRDAQGRSLRMVGGMANISTRKEGELEVQREAHTHAELVHVQQRISSLDMALPEVLMLVAQAAQKASGASGALVEMLEGDALVSRASAGQMVRPVGTALPLQDSLLWSDLQSGQPVLCNDLAAEGWEMGSAYQRTGVRAALAVPLRVNGEVVGALKATSEHTGVFNQRDLAHLQILSESLGAMVQLRQVAAQLRASEQQYRHLFDAHPQPIWVYVKDESLRILAVNQAMQELYGYTEEQFLRMGMHDLWLPQDRQRLYGEMQAMPHDAPRNNVLYRHRKKNGEVMDIEVSSRGIIFNGIAARQVMATNVTERLRAQRELARMARARHMLSSCNETLVRATSEMALLQSVCRIVVEIGGYELGWVGFAHDDARKTIEIVAHAGDHTDYLQTLNLSWSEDTPQGLGPAGTTVRTGLPVIVRDVHTDPSFSGLAERMHDLGFHGVIALPLHAAQHTFGLLYLYAPEVLHIGPEESILLQELANDLAFGIMSLRARKEQQQLQASVLKMAAAVSASTGTEFFVQLARNMAEALGAQVGCVGRLLPCHEGEKQRLMTLALVVNDTLVPNVDYEMEHTPSMALLSQRQHVVTHDLAAQYPLSPIVGKLQAEGYAGQQLYDSAGNPTGVIFVLFRQRLTQADFVASTLQIFATRASAEIERQSADAHIRHQASLLDKAQDAIVVRDLKNRITFWNKSAERLYGWPRLEALGQPIETLLYRDPGEFKNATRAVLDKGEWAGEIVQYDHSGQAIDMEGRWTLVPGQDREPGSILEINTDIRQRKATDREIQRLAFYDTLTGLPNRMLLLDRMQQALGNAQRHHLGGALLFIDLDNFKTLNDTLGHDKGDLLLQQVAQRLNASVRSVDTVARLGGDEFVVMLEGLGTDPEGLALEARRVGEKVLAALSVPYALAGYQYRSTPSIGVAPFLGTQTSVLDLLKQADLAMYQAKTAGRSTLRFYNPQMQAVVTARAALEADLRTALSHNQFILYFQPQVNNANRYVGVEALVRWQHPERGLVSPAEFIPLAEETGLILTLGRWVLHSACKLLAQWKSDAQLCHLTMAVNVSSRQFRNNSFVDDVARALAFNEAPAHLLKLELTESLLVEDMDDAISTMTALRQLGVLFALDDFGTGYSSLSYLKRMPLQQLKIDQSFVRDLLTDPNDAAIVETIIALSRSLGLEVIAEGVETAEQHELLLKAGCMAFQGYLFGKPMASSTLERLLRLPRN, from the coding sequence ATGACCGGTTCCGCAGCGCCCCTGGACTGTGCCCGGCTGGAAACGCTGGAACAGATCGCGCTGCTGGCGACCCATGTTTTTGACGCACCCATGGCCGTGTTGCGCTGCAGGGACGGTGTGCACCCGCCCTTCAAAGCCTCGGTCGGTCTGTCAGCCCCGCATGCCGACCTGCTGGAGACGTTCTGCACCCACCGCGCAGAGAACGAAAGCGCTGCAATCGTGGTGCAAAACGCCGCAGAGCATCCAGTGCTCGGCCAGCACCCTCTGGTTCAAGGGGCGCCCCGTATCCGTTTTTATGCCTGCACTCCACTGGTGGACCGCAAAGGGCAGACCCTGGGCACACTGGCAGTGATGGACACCCGTGAGCGCAGCGCCACGACCGATCCACTGCAAGCGCTGCAGGCACTGGCCCGTCTGGCGCTGGCACACATCGAACTGCACCAGCAACAGCAACAACTCACGTCGATGGCGAACGAGCGCAAGAACACCCGCGTGCGTTTGCTGGAACAGGCCAAAACCCTGCGCGTGGCCGGGCACATGGCCAAAGTAGGGGGCTGGTCCATCGAACTGCCCGACCAGCAGCTGTCGTGGTCGCAGGACATCGCGGCGCCCTACGGCCTGGCGCACAAGGTCCGGACGACACAACAAGCGCTGGACCTGGTGAAGGAGCCCTACCGCAGCGCTCTGCAGCAGGCCTTCCATGCCTGCGTGCGGGACGGCCAGCCCATTGACGCCGAAGTGCTGGTACAGCTGTCTCCGGAATCGATGCTGTGGTTGCGCATCGTTGGACAAGCCGTGCGCAACCGGCACAACCGGGCCCTGCGCGTGCAAGGTGCTTTCCAGGACATTACGGAGCAGCACCAGGCTGAAACCGCCCTGCGCCTGAGTGAAGAGCGCTTCCAACTGATCGCCCAAGCAACGTCCGACACGCTGTGGGACTGGGATTTCCGAACCAACCGCATATGGTGGGGCGGGAGCCTGCAGACCATGCTGGGCATTCCACTGGAACAGGACTTTTCCACTCCCGAAGATTTTGTCCGCCTGCTGCACCCTGAAGACCGCGAACGTATCGCCCAATCACTGCGTGCGGCAGTCACCGGAACGGCAACCCATTGGCGCGGCGAATACCGCATTCAGCACAGCGGCGGGCACTACCTGTGGATTCTGGACAGGGGTTTCATCACCCGCGATGCACAAGGCAGATCCCTGCGCATGGTGGGTGGCATGGCCAACATCAGTACGCGCAAGGAAGGTGAACTGGAGGTGCAGCGCGAAGCCCACACGCACGCCGAACTGGTGCATGTGCAGCAACGCATTTCATCCCTGGACATGGCCCTGCCCGAAGTGCTGATGCTGGTGGCGCAGGCCGCGCAGAAAGCCAGTGGCGCCAGTGGCGCTCTGGTGGAAATGCTAGAAGGCGATGCCCTGGTGTCGCGGGCTTCTGCGGGCCAGATGGTGCGCCCCGTTGGAACGGCACTGCCGCTGCAAGACAGCCTGTTGTGGTCCGACCTGCAATCGGGCCAGCCGGTGCTGTGCAACGACCTCGCAGCCGAGGGCTGGGAAATGGGCAGCGCCTACCAGCGCACGGGGGTGCGTGCAGCATTGGCTGTGCCGCTGCGTGTGAATGGCGAGGTGGTGGGCGCACTCAAGGCCACATCAGAGCACACCGGCGTTTTCAACCAGCGCGACCTGGCACATTTACAGATTCTTTCGGAATCGCTGGGTGCCATGGTGCAGTTGCGCCAGGTGGCCGCGCAACTTCGGGCGTCGGAGCAGCAATACAGACACCTGTTTGATGCACATCCCCAACCCATCTGGGTGTATGTGAAGGACGAAAGCCTGCGCATTCTGGCCGTCAACCAGGCCATGCAAGAACTCTACGGCTACACCGAAGAACAGTTTTTGCGCATGGGTATGCACGACCTGTGGTTACCACAGGACCGTCAGCGTCTGTACGGCGAAATGCAGGCCATGCCGCACGATGCCCCGCGCAACAATGTGCTCTACCGCCATCGCAAGAAGAATGGTGAGGTGATGGACATCGAGGTTTCCTCGCGCGGCATTATTTTCAATGGCATTGCGGCGCGCCAGGTGATGGCAACCAACGTGACCGAGCGCTTGCGCGCACAGCGCGAACTCGCCCGCATGGCACGCGCCCGCCACATGCTCAGCAGTTGCAACGAAACCCTGGTGCGCGCAACCTCCGAAATGGCGTTACTGCAGTCCGTCTGCCGCATCGTGGTGGAGATTGGCGGCTACGAGCTCGGCTGGGTGGGTTTTGCGCACGACGATGCGCGAAAAACCATCGAAATCGTGGCCCATGCCGGCGACCATACGGACTACCTGCAAACGCTGAATCTCTCCTGGTCAGAAGACACTCCGCAAGGCCTGGGTCCGGCTGGCACCACCGTGCGCACCGGGCTGCCCGTCATCGTGCGCGATGTGCACACAGATCCTTCATTTTCCGGCCTGGCCGAGCGCATGCACGACCTGGGCTTTCATGGCGTGATTGCATTGCCGCTGCACGCAGCACAACACACCTTTGGTCTGCTCTACCTGTACGCCCCTGAAGTGCTGCACATCGGGCCAGAGGAAAGCATCCTGCTGCAAGAGCTGGCCAATGACCTGGCTTTTGGCATCATGAGCCTGCGCGCCCGCAAGGAGCAGCAGCAGTTACAGGCTTCCGTCCTGAAAATGGCGGCGGCGGTGTCTGCCTCGACCGGCACCGAATTTTTTGTGCAGCTGGCGCGCAACATGGCGGAGGCCCTGGGAGCCCAAGTGGGCTGCGTGGGTCGGTTGCTGCCCTGCCATGAAGGGGAAAAACAACGCCTGATGACCCTCGCACTGGTCGTCAACGACACCCTGGTGCCCAACGTCGACTACGAAATGGAGCACACGCCCAGCATGGCTTTGCTCTCTCAACGCCAGCATGTGGTGACCCATGACCTCGCCGCGCAATACCCCCTGTCGCCCATCGTGGGAAAACTGCAGGCCGAGGGCTATGCCGGACAACAGCTGTATGACAGTGCAGGCAACCCCACGGGGGTGATTTTTGTACTGTTCCGCCAGCGGCTGACGCAGGCCGATTTTGTCGCCAGCACGCTGCAAATTTTTGCCACGCGCGCCTCGGCAGAAATTGAACGCCAGAGCGCCGATGCCCATATCCGCCACCAGGCCTCGCTCCTGGACAAGGCGCAAGACGCCATCGTGGTGCGTGACCTGAAGAACCGCATCACTTTCTGGAACAAAAGTGCCGAACGCCTGTACGGCTGGCCCCGGCTGGAAGCCCTGGGCCAACCCATCGAAACGCTGCTGTACCGCGACCCGGGTGAATTCAAAAATGCGACCCGTGCCGTGCTGGACAAGGGCGAATGGGCCGGTGAAATCGTGCAGTACGACCATAGCGGCCAGGCGATTGATATGGAAGGGCGCTGGACACTGGTGCCCGGCCAGGACCGCGAACCGGGCTCCATCCTGGAGATCAACACCGACATCCGCCAGCGCAAGGCCACTGACCGCGAAATCCAGCGCCTGGCGTTCTACGACACCCTGACCGGCCTGCCCAACCGCATGCTGCTGCTCGATCGCATGCAACAGGCCCTGGGCAACGCACAGCGCCACCATTTGGGGGGCGCCCTGCTGTTCATTGACCTGGACAACTTCAAAACCCTCAACGACACCCTGGGCCATGACAAGGGCGATTTGCTGCTGCAGCAGGTGGCCCAGCGCCTCAACGCCAGCGTGCGCAGTGTCGACACCGTGGCGCGGCTCGGTGGCGACGAATTCGTGGTGATGCTCGAAGGCCTGGGCACCGACCCCGAAGGCCTGGCCCTGGAGGCGCGCCGCGTGGGCGAAAAAGTGCTCGCTGCGCTCTCGGTGCCCTATGCGCTGGCCGGTTACCAGTACCGCAGCACGCCCAGCATTGGCGTGGCCCCTTTCCTGGGCACGCAAACCAGCGTGCTCGACCTGCTCAAGCAGGCCGACCTGGCCATGTACCAGGCCAAGACGGCAGGCCGAAGTACCTTGCGTTTCTACAACCCGCAAATGCAGGCCGTGGTCACCGCCCGCGCTGCGCTGGAGGCCGACCTGCGCACAGCGCTATCGCACAACCAGTTCATCCTGTACTTCCAGCCCCAGGTCAACAACGCCAACCGCTACGTGGGCGTGGAAGCCTTGGTGCGCTGGCAGCACCCTGAGCGCGGTCTGGTCTCGCCGGCAGAGTTCATTCCGTTGGCGGAAGAAACCGGTCTTATCCTGACACTGGGGCGCTGGGTGCTGCATTCGGCCTGCAAACTGCTGGCACAGTGGAAAAGCGACGCACAGCTGTGCCACTTGACCATGGCCGTCAACGTCAGTTCACGCCAGTTTCGCAACAACAGTTTTGTGGACGATGTGGCCCGTGCCCTGGCATTCAACGAAGCACCGGCCCACCTGCTCAAGCTGGAACTGACCGAAAGCCTGCTGGTGGAAGACATGGACGATGCCATTTCGACCATGACGGCGCTGCGCCAGCTGGGGGTGCTTTTTGCCCTGGACGATTTTGGCACCGGCTATTCCAGCCTGAGCTACCTCAAGCGCATGCCCCTGCAGCAGCTCAAAATTGATCAGAGCTTTGTGCGTGACCTGTTGACCGACCCGAACGATGCCGCCATCGTCGAAACCATCATCGCGCTCAGCCGCAGCCTGGGGCTGGAAGTGATCGCCGAAGGGGTGGAGACCGCAGAACAGCACGAACTGCTGCTCAAGGCAGGTTGTATGGCCTTCCAGGGCTATTTGTTCGGCAAGCCCATGGCATCGAGCACGCTGGAGCGGCTGCTGCGCCTGCCCAGGAACTGA
- a CDS encoding acyl-CoA dehydrogenase family protein has product MLPNPFLSADEQAELQLFTESLERFCDAEIEPHYRAWEKAGRVPRELLRKMGENGYLCADVPDAYGGPGASVPFSFAVVEVLSRRGYGGFVGGLQVHNDIIPPYLLHCGTEAQRQYWLPRMASGEAIAAIGMTEPGTGSDLKAIRTTAKRDGDHYVINGSKIFISNGQNCDLLVLAAKTDPALGAKGVSLFLVDAATPGFTRGQNLEKIGQHAGDTSELFFNDMRVPADALLGGVEGQGFVQMMRELPRERLIIGVQAVHGAKGALDATLKYVQERQAFGQAIGQFQNTRFTLAQCASDIAAAEAFLNASVAAYQQGQLTPEAVSALKLHTTELFSRVADACLQLFGGYGYMAEYPISRFWTDARVLRIYGGTSEIMKELVARSLLGR; this is encoded by the coding sequence ATGCTGCCCAACCCTTTCCTCAGCGCCGACGAGCAGGCCGAACTGCAGCTCTTCACCGAGTCGCTGGAGCGCTTCTGCGACGCCGAGATCGAACCCCACTACCGCGCCTGGGAAAAGGCAGGCCGCGTGCCGCGCGAACTGCTGCGCAAGATGGGCGAGAACGGCTACCTCTGCGCCGACGTGCCCGATGCCTACGGCGGCCCGGGTGCCAGCGTGCCCTTCTCGTTCGCCGTGGTCGAGGTGCTCTCGCGCCGGGGCTACGGCGGCTTTGTCGGCGGGCTGCAGGTGCACAACGACATCATTCCGCCCTACCTGCTGCACTGCGGCACCGAGGCGCAGCGCCAGTATTGGCTGCCGCGCATGGCCAGCGGCGAAGCGATTGCCGCCATCGGCATGACCGAACCCGGCACGGGCAGCGACCTCAAGGCGATCCGCACCACCGCCAAACGCGACGGCGACCACTACGTCATCAACGGCAGCAAGATCTTCATCAGCAACGGCCAGAATTGCGACCTGCTGGTGCTCGCCGCCAAGACCGACCCGGCCCTGGGCGCCAAGGGCGTGAGCCTGTTCCTGGTCGATGCGGCCACGCCCGGCTTCACGCGCGGCCAGAACCTGGAAAAAATCGGCCAGCACGCGGGCGACACCTCCGAGCTTTTCTTCAACGACATGCGCGTGCCAGCGGATGCGCTGCTCGGCGGCGTGGAAGGCCAGGGCTTCGTGCAGATGATGCGCGAGCTGCCGCGCGAGCGCCTCATCATCGGCGTGCAGGCGGTGCACGGCGCCAAGGGCGCGCTCGATGCCACGCTGAAATACGTGCAGGAGCGCCAGGCGTTTGGTCAGGCGATCGGCCAGTTCCAGAATACACGCTTCACGCTGGCCCAATGCGCCAGCGACATCGCCGCCGCCGAGGCCTTCCTCAACGCCAGCGTGGCCGCCTACCAGCAAGGCCAGCTCACGCCCGAGGCGGTGAGCGCGCTCAAGCTGCACACCACCGAGCTGTTCAGCCGCGTGGCCGACGCCTGCCTGCAGCTGTTCGGCGGCTACGGCTACATGGCCGAATACCCGATCTCGCGCTTCTGGACCGACGCGCGCGTGCTGCGCATTTACGGAGGCACATCGGAGATCATGAAGGAACTGGTCGCCCGTTCCCTGCTGGGACGCTGA
- a CDS encoding Spy/CpxP family protein refolding chaperone: protein MAHFSRRLAAATFIAALALPVLAQTAAPVAAGENSATATSTPSATQQRQARDPARMQQRMQKRMDQLKAQLKLAPAQEGAWTDFTKAMQTRMQPNGNQRQEMAALTTPERIDRMRALRTERMAEADRRGEATKTFYATLTPEQQKTFDAHTHRQHRKDGHRGGHHGMR, encoded by the coding sequence ATGGCTCACTTCTCCCGCCGTCTGGCCGCCGCCACCTTCATTGCCGCCCTGGCCTTGCCGGTCCTGGCCCAAACCGCAGCCCCCGTGGCTGCTGGCGAAAACAGTGCCACAGCCACCAGCACACCCAGCGCCACCCAACAGCGCCAGGCACGCGACCCGGCACGCATGCAGCAACGCATGCAAAAACGCATGGACCAACTCAAAGCCCAGCTGAAACTGGCCCCGGCCCAGGAAGGTGCCTGGACCGATTTCACCAAAGCCATGCAAACCCGTATGCAGCCCAACGGCAACCAGCGCCAGGAAATGGCCGCGCTGACCACCCCTGAGCGCATCGACCGCATGCGCGCCCTGCGCACCGAGCGCATGGCGGAAGCAGACCGCCGTGGCGAAGCCACCAAAACCTTCTACGCCACGCTCACCCCCGAGCAGCAGAAGACCTTTGACGCACACACCCACCGCCAGCACCGCAAAGACGGCCACCGCGGCGGCCACCACGGCATGCGCTGA
- a CDS encoding enoyl-CoA hydratase-related protein encodes MHATTPPPPVLLERQGAIATLRFNRPEALNAIDVSMAEAFLAAVQAIAADPGVRAVVLRGNGKGFMAGGDLATLRANPVQGAADLLAPLNAAVALLGQINAPVIAQVHGVAAGAGLSLMLQADFVLAAEGARLNLAYINLGTSCDVGASWALPRLVGLRRALEIALLGEALSASEAERLGLINRVLPAAELDAAVQQLAQRLAAGPTVAYGHMRRLMRASFDHDLPTQLQAEAAAFAQCGHTADLPEGIEAFFAKRAPAFQGR; translated from the coding sequence ATGCACGCCACCACCCCCCCGCCCCCCGTGCTGCTCGAGCGCCAGGGCGCCATCGCCACGCTGCGCTTCAACCGCCCCGAGGCCCTCAACGCCATTGACGTGTCCATGGCCGAGGCCTTTCTGGCCGCCGTGCAAGCCATCGCCGCCGACCCCGGCGTGCGCGCCGTGGTGCTGCGCGGCAACGGCAAGGGCTTCATGGCCGGGGGCGACCTGGCCACCCTGCGCGCCAACCCGGTGCAAGGCGCCGCCGACCTGCTGGCGCCGCTGAACGCCGCCGTGGCCTTGCTAGGCCAGATCAACGCCCCCGTCATCGCCCAGGTGCACGGGGTGGCTGCGGGCGCGGGCCTGTCGCTCATGCTACAGGCCGACTTTGTGCTCGCCGCCGAGGGCGCACGCCTGAACCTGGCCTACATCAACCTGGGCACCAGTTGCGACGTGGGCGCCTCCTGGGCGCTGCCGCGCCTGGTGGGCCTGCGCCGTGCGCTGGAAATCGCCCTGCTGGGCGAGGCCCTCAGCGCCAGCGAGGCCGAGCGCCTGGGCCTCATCAACCGGGTACTGCCCGCCGCCGAGCTGGACGCCGCCGTACAGCAACTGGCCCAGCGCCTGGCCGCCGGGCCCACCGTGGCCTATGGCCACATGCGCCGCCTGATGCGCGCCAGCTTCGACCACGACCTGCCCACACAACTGCAGGCCGAAGCCGCCGCTTTTGCACAATGTGGCCACACAGCCGACCTGCCCGAGGGCATCGAAGCCTTTTTCGCCAAACGCGCCCCTGCCTTCCAGGGCCGCTGA
- a CDS encoding recombination-associated protein RdgC → MFKNMIVYRIAPQWQVGLEQVEEALGKAVFMECGATQERSAGFVPPCGELHGPLVESVGGQWVLRFMVEAKVLPGSVLARRVQEKAERIEQETGRKPGKKESKELKEEAKLDLLPMAFTKQGSMWVWIDCTARTLVLDTSSQARADEVVSSLVELLPPGFAVTLLNTQTSPQAAMSHWLKEQEPPVGFTVDRECELKSADEEKAVVRYARHPLDIEEVQAHIAAGKLPTKLALTWDDRVSFMLTEGLQLKKVSFLDTVFEDKAADDGGFDTDVAIATGELSKLIPDLIEALGGEAESGIASAAMAVVASDPNHTVTGPATAPVDTDPDSAPF, encoded by the coding sequence TTGTTTAAGAACATGATCGTGTACCGCATCGCGCCGCAGTGGCAGGTGGGGCTGGAGCAGGTGGAAGAAGCCTTGGGCAAGGCTGTTTTCATGGAGTGTGGTGCCACGCAGGAGCGTTCGGCGGGGTTTGTGCCGCCGTGTGGTGAGCTGCATGGGCCATTGGTCGAATCGGTGGGCGGGCAATGGGTGCTGCGCTTCATGGTCGAAGCCAAGGTGCTGCCGGGCTCTGTCTTGGCGCGCCGTGTGCAGGAAAAAGCCGAGCGCATCGAGCAGGAAACAGGCCGCAAGCCCGGCAAGAAGGAGAGCAAGGAGCTCAAGGAAGAAGCCAAGCTCGATTTGCTGCCCATGGCCTTCACCAAGCAGGGTTCGATGTGGGTGTGGATTGATTGCACGGCGCGCACCCTGGTGCTCGATACTTCCAGCCAGGCGCGTGCCGACGAGGTGGTCAGCAGCCTGGTCGAGTTGCTGCCGCCTGGTTTTGCCGTGACACTGCTGAACACGCAGACCTCGCCCCAGGCTGCCATGTCGCATTGGCTCAAGGAGCAGGAACCGCCGGTGGGATTTACGGTAGACCGCGAGTGCGAACTGAAAAGCGCCGACGAGGAAAAAGCCGTGGTGCGCTATGCGCGCCACCCGCTCGACATCGAGGAAGTGCAGGCGCACATTGCCGCAGGCAAGCTGCCGACCAAGCTGGCGCTGACCTGGGACGACCGCGTGTCGTTCATGCTCACCGAGGGGCTGCAGCTCAAGAAGGTGTCCTTTCTGGACACCGTGTTCGAGGACAAGGCGGCGGACGACGGCGGTTTTGACACCGACGTGGCCATTGCCACCGGGGAACTGAGCAAGCTCATCCCCGACCTCATCGAGGCGCTGGGCGGCGAGGCCGAGAGCGGTATTGCCAGCGCCGCCATGGCTGTGGTGGCATCCGACCCCAACCACACCGTGACCGGACCGGCCACGGCGCCGGTGGATACCGACCCCGATTCAGCGCCGTTCTGA
- a CDS encoding acetyl-CoA C-acyltransferase family protein: MTHRDVFVVSTARTAIGTFGGALKDVPNTQLATTAVKAAIARSGLAPDAVGHVVMGNVIPTDTKDAYLSRVAAIDAGCPIETPAFNVNRLCGSGLQAIISAAQAIGYGDCDVAVGGGSESMSRGPYFDTAARYGARMGDAKSIDYMLGILHDPWQKMHMGITAENVAERYKISREMQDQLALESQRRAAAAIAAGYFKEQIVPVEIATRKGTVLFDTDEHVRASTTLEVLAGMKPAFRKDGGTVTAGNASGINDGASAVVLVAGDRISALGVKPLARLVGYAHAGVDPAYMGIGPVPATQKVLARTGLKVQDMDVIEANEAFAAQACAVVQELGLDPAKVNPNGSGISLGHPVGATGAIITTKAIAELHRTGGRYALVTMCIGGGQGIAAIFERV, from the coding sequence ATGACCCACCGTGACGTCTTCGTCGTCAGCACCGCCCGCACCGCCATCGGCACCTTCGGCGGCGCACTCAAGGACGTGCCCAACACCCAGCTCGCCACCACCGCCGTCAAGGCGGCCATCGCCCGCTCGGGCCTGGCGCCCGACGCCGTGGGCCATGTCGTCATGGGCAACGTGATCCCCACCGACACCAAGGACGCCTACCTCTCCCGCGTGGCCGCTATCGATGCTGGTTGCCCCATCGAGACGCCCGCCTTCAACGTCAACCGCCTGTGCGGCTCGGGCCTGCAGGCCATCATTTCGGCCGCGCAGGCCATCGGCTATGGCGACTGCGACGTGGCCGTGGGCGGCGGCTCCGAGAGCATGAGCCGGGGCCCCTACTTCGATACCGCCGCACGCTACGGCGCGCGCATGGGCGACGCCAAGAGCATCGACTACATGCTCGGCATCCTGCACGACCCCTGGCAGAAGATGCACATGGGCATCACCGCCGAGAACGTGGCCGAGCGTTACAAAATCAGCCGCGAGATGCAGGACCAGCTCGCGCTGGAAAGCCAGCGCCGCGCCGCCGCCGCCATCGCCGCCGGGTACTTCAAGGAACAGATCGTCCCGGTCGAAATTGCCACACGCAAAGGCACCGTGCTGTTCGACACCGACGAGCATGTGCGCGCCAGCACCACGCTGGAAGTGCTCGCTGGCATGAAGCCCGCTTTCCGCAAAGACGGCGGCACGGTCACGGCCGGCAACGCCTCGGGCATCAACGACGGCGCCAGCGCCGTGGTGCTGGTGGCGGGCGACCGCATCAGCGCACTGGGCGTGAAACCCCTGGCCCGCCTGGTGGGCTACGCGCACGCCGGCGTGGACCCGGCCTACATGGGCATCGGCCCCGTGCCGGCCACGCAGAAGGTGCTGGCGCGCACGGGCCTGAAGGTGCAGGACATGGACGTGATCGAGGCCAACGAAGCCTTCGCCGCCCAGGCCTGCGCCGTGGTGCAGGAGCTGGGCCTGGACCCTGCCAAGGTCAACCCCAACGGTTCGGGCATCTCGCTCGGCCACCCGGTGGGCGCCACCGGCGCCATCATCACCACCAAGGCGATTGCCGAACTGCACCGCACGGGCGGGCGCTACGCGCTGGTCACCATGTGCATCGGCGGCGGCCAGGGCATCGCCGCCATCTTTGAAAGGGTTTGA